A window of the Acanthochromis polyacanthus isolate Apoly-LR-REF ecotype Palm Island chromosome 10, KAUST_Apoly_ChrSc, whole genome shotgun sequence genome harbors these coding sequences:
- the stag2b gene encoding cohesin subunit SA-2 isoform X2, whose protein sequence is MIAAPEIPSEFAYTQDTDTRFSSDTDFSEDPDGRSANSTKGKGGKKGKKAAGEKGKGGKGAGRINGHHQENGMENMMLFEVVKLGRSAMQSVVDDWIESYKHDRDVALLDLINFFIQCSGCKGVVSGEMFRNMQNSEIIRRMTEEFDEDSGDYPLTIAGPQWKKFKSSFCEFIAVLVRQCQYSIIYDEYMMDTVISLLTGLSDSQVRAFRHTSTLAAMKLMTALVNVALNLSINMDNTQRQYEAERNKMVAKRANDRLELLLQKRKELQENQDEIENMMNAIFKGVFVHRYRDSIAEIRAICIEEIGVWMKLYSDAFLNDSYLKYVGWTMHDKQGEVRLKCLTALQGLYYNRELNARLELFTSRFKDRIVSMTLDKEYDVAVQAIKLLTLVLNSTDEVLTPEDCESVYHLVYSAHRPVAVAAGEFLFKKLFSQREPEEEGAPKRRGRQSPNANLIKTTVFFFLESELHEHAAYLVDSLWECGAELLKDWECMISLLLDDPLPGEEALTDRQETALIEIMLCTVRQAAECHPPVGRGTGKRVMTAKEKKTQLDDRTRMTELFAVALPPLLAKYAVDAEKVTNLLQLPQFFDLEIYTTGRLEKHLESLLRQIREIVEKHTDTEVLESCSKTYHALCNEEFTIFNRVDIARSQLLDELVDKFNRLLEDFLQEGEDADEDDAYQVLSTLKRITAFHNAHDLSGWDLFTSNFKLLNTGIENGDMPEQIVIHSLQCTHYVILWHLAKLSEGSSRKDDMVTLRKQMRAFCMMCQRYLTNVNTAVKEQAFTILCDLLLIFSHQMVSGGREHLEPLVYSPEDSLQSELLSFILNHVFIDQDDDTNSTDGQQDDEAVKIEALHKRRNLLAAYCKLIIYCVVEMKTGADIFKQYMRYYNDYGDIIKETMSKTRQIDKIQCAKTLILSLQQLFNEMLSELGHGFDRSSSAFCGIKELARRFSLTFGLDQVKTRDAIAMLHKDGIEFAFKEPSPQGEGGPPLNLAFLDILSEFSSKLMRQDKRTVHMYLERFMTFQMALQREDCWLPLISYRNSLQAGGDDDTMSVMSGYSSRGSSIRSKKTKPPAATAGTSAAKRKLPEEESSSSEVWHQSMQTPVMMPSPHLTSTAMRDPKRGRDDSYMGVYPLPHDQQQPHQHPQHHQQTPQHHQTPMDYNSQVTWMLAQRQQEEARQQQERAMNYVKLRTNLQHAIRRGTGLMEDDEEPIVEDVMMSSEGRMDDLNEGMDFDTMDIDLPPSKNRRERSELKPDYFDPASIMDESVLGVSMF, encoded by the exons ATGATAGCAGCACCAGAAATACCATCAGAGTTCGCCTATACTCA GGATACAGACACACGATTCTCCTCAGACACTGACTTCTCTGAGGATCCTGATGGAAGGAGTGCAAATTCAACTAAAGGAAAG GGTGGAAAGAAGGGGAAGAAGGCAGCAGGGGAGAAAGGCAAAGGAGGGAAGGGAGCAGGCCGGATAAATGGCCACCACCAAGAGAATGGCATGGAAAACATGATGCTGTTTGAGGTGGTGAAGCTGGGCAGGAGTGCAATGCAG TCTGTTGTAGATGACTGGATTGAATCTTACAAACATGACAGGGACGTTGCGCTACTAGATCTCATCAATTTCTTCATCCAGTGCTCAGGATGTAAAG GTGTGGTCAGCGGAGAGATGTTTCGCAACATGCAGAACTCTGAGATCATCCGACGAATGACAGAAGAATTTGATGAG GACAGCGGCGACTACCCTCTAACCATAGCCGGGCCCCAGTGGAAGAAGTTCAAATCGAGCTTTTGTGAATTCATTGCTGTGCTTGTGCGCCAGTGTCAATACAGTATCATCTATGATGAGTACATGATGGACACAGTCATCTCCCTTCTCACTGGACTATCAGATTCCCAAGTCCGAGCCTTCAGACACACCTCAACACTGGCGG CCATGAAGCTGATGACAGCCCTGGTGAATGTAGCTCTAAACTTGAGCATCAACATGGACAACACCCAGCGCCAGTACGAAGCAGAGAGGAATAAAATGGTGGCTAAAAGGGCAAATGACAGGCTGGAGCTGCTACTGCAAAAACGCAAAGAG CTCCAAGAAAATCAGGATGAGATCGAAAACATGATGAATGCAATATTCAAAGGAGTGTTCGTTCATCGATATCG TGATTCGATAGCAGAAATCAGGGCAATCTGTATAGAAGAGATTGGAGTGTGGATGAAACTCTATAGTGATGCCTTCCTCAACGACAGCTATCTGAAGTATGTGGGATGGACGATGCATGATAAG CAAGGCGAGGTACGTCTGAAGTGTCTGACAGCTCTGCAGGGTCTCTACTACAACAGAGAACTCAATGCAAGACTGGAGCTCTTCACCAGTCGCTTCAAG GACCGTATTGTCTCCATGACTCTTGACAAAGAATATGACGTTGCAGTACAAGCAATTAAACTCCTCACTCTAGTTTTGAA TAGTACAGACGAGGTTCTGACCCCTGAGGACTGTGAGAGTGTCTACCACTTGGTTTACTCGGCACACAGACCCGTCGCTGTTGCAGCTGGAGAATTTCTCTTTAAGAA ATTGTTCAGCCAGCGGGAACCGGAGGAGGAAGGTGCCCCGAAAAGAAGAGGCAGACAAAGCCCAAATGCCAACCTCATTAAGACCACTGTCTTTTTCTTCCTGGAGAGTGAG CTCCACGAGCATGCAGCTTACCTTGTGGACTCCCTCTGGGAATGTGGTGCAGAGCTACTGAAAGACTGGGAGTGTATGATCAGCTTACTGCTAGATGACCCGTTGCCAGGAGAGGAAG cTCTTACAGACAGACAAGAGACAGCCCTGATTGAAATCATGCTGTGCACTGTGCGCCAGGCTGCTGAATGTCACCCACCTGTTGGAAGAGGAACAGGGAAGAGG GTAATGACTGCTAAAGAGAAGAAGACTCAACTTGATGATAGAACCAGAATGACAGAGCTGTTTGCTGTGGCTTTGCCCCCTCTACTGGCCAAG TACGCTGTGGATGCAGAGAAGGTGACTAACTTGTTGCAGCTGCCTCAGTTCTTTGACCTGGAAATTTATACTACAGGACGTCTGGAGAAG CATCTGGAATCCCTGCTACGTCAGATCAGAGAAATAGTGGAGAAGCACACAGACACTGAGGTGTTGGAGTCCTGCTCCAAGACCTACCATGCCCTCTGCAATGAGGAGTTCACAATCTTTAACAGGGTGGATATAGCCCGCTCCCAGCTGCTGGATGAGCTGGTGGACAAGTTCAACAGGCTATTGGAGGACTTTTTACAAGAG GGTGAAGATGCCGATGAAGATGATGCTTATCAGGTTTTGTCAACTCTAAAGAGAATCACAGCGTTTCACAA TGCACATGACTTGTCAGGGTGGGATCTCTTCACCAGCAACTTCAAACTGCTCAACACAGGCATAGAGAATGGAGACATGCCTGAGCAG ATAGTCATCCACTCGCTGCAGTGTACCCACTATGTGATTCTGTGGCACCTCGCCAAGTTATCTGAGGGCAGCTCCAGAAAG GATGATATGGTGACCCTGAGGAAGCAGATGAGGGCATTCTGTATGATGTGCCAGCGATACCTCACCAATGTCAACACAGCCGTCAAAGAACAG GCATTCACCATCCTGTGTGATCTTCTGCTCATCTTCAGCCACCAGATGGTGTCCGGAGGCAGGGAACACCTGGAGCCCCTGGTTTATTCCCCAGAGGACTCGCTACAGTCTGAACTGCTCTCCTTTATCCTCAACCATGTCTTCATAGACCAGGACGACGACACAAATAGCACAG ATGGGCAGCAAGACGATGAGGCAGTAAAGATTGAAGCTCTGCACAAGAGGAGAAACCTCCTGGCTGCCTATTGCAAACTCATCATCTACTGTGTGGTAGAAATGAAGACAGGAGCTGACATCTTCAAACAGTACATGAGG TATTACAATGATTACGGTGACATCATCAAGGAGACTATGAGTAAGACTCGGCAAATTGACAAGATTCAATGTGCCAAGACACTCATCCTCAGTCTGCAGCAG CTGTTTAATGAAATGCTGTCTGAACTGGGTCATGGGTTTGATCGCTCCTCCTCTGCGTTCTGTGGAATCAAAGAGTTGGCCCGTCGCTTTTCTCTAACCTTCGGTCTCGACCAAGTCAAAACCAGAGATGCCATAGCAATGCTGCACAA GGACGGTATTGAGTTTGCATTTAAAGAGCCTAGTCCCCAGGGAGAAGGAGGCCCTCCGCTCAACTTGGCTTTCTTGGACATCCTCAGCGAGTTCTCTTCCAAGCTCATGAGACAAGACAAGAGGACTGT CCACATGTACCTGGAGCGCTTCATGACGTTCCAGATGGCGTTGCAGCGAGAGGACTGCTGGCTTCCCCTCATCTCCTACAGGAACTCCCTGCAGGCTGGTGGTGATGATGACACCATGTCTGTAATGAGTGGCTACTCTAGCAGAGGCTCTTCCATTCGCTCTAAGAAGACTAAGCCTCCTGCTGCTACAGCTGGAACTTCAGCAGCCAAGAGGAAGCTGCCAGAAG aggagagcagcagcagcgaggTGTGGCACCAGAGCATGCAGACCCCAGTCATGATGCCGTCCCCCCACCTCACCTCCACTGCCATGAGAGACCCTAAGAGGGGTCGGGATGACAGCTACATGGGGGTCTACCCACTCCCTCACGACCAGCAGCAGCCACACCAACACCCACAGCACCATCAACAGACGCCTCAGCACCACCAGACACCCATGGATTACAA TTCCCAGGTGACGTGGATGCTGGCTCAGAGACAGCAAGAAGAGGCACGCCAGCAGCAAGAACGAGCCATGAACTATGTCAAGCTCAGGACCAATCTGCAGCATGCTAT TCGTCGTGGCACTGGGCTCATGGAGGACGACGAAGAGCCGATTGTGGAGGATGTGATGATGTCATCTGAGGGCCGTATGGATGATCTCAATGAAGGCATGGACTTTGACACCATGGACATTGATCTG CCACCCTCTAAAAACCGTCGTGAGAGATCTGAGCTCAAGCCGGACTACTTTGACCCCGCTTCTATCATGGATGAATCG GTCCTCGGGGTGTCCATGTTTTAA
- the stag2b gene encoding cohesin subunit SA-2 isoform X1 yields MIAAPEIPSEFAYTQDTDTRFSSDTDFSEDPDGRSANSTKGKGGKKGKKAAGEKGKGGKGAGRINGHHQENGMENMMLFEVVKLGRSAMQSVVDDWIESYKHDRDVALLDLINFFIQCSGCKGVVSGEMFRNMQNSEIIRRMTEEFDEDSGDYPLTIAGPQWKKFKSSFCEFIAVLVRQCQYSIIYDEYMMDTVISLLTGLSDSQVRAFRHTSTLAAMKLMTALVNVALNLSINMDNTQRQYEAERNKMVAKRANDRLELLLQKRKELQENQDEIENMMNAIFKGVFVHRYRDSIAEIRAICIEEIGVWMKLYSDAFLNDSYLKYVGWTMHDKQGEVRLKCLTALQGLYYNRELNARLELFTSRFKDRIVSMTLDKEYDVAVQAIKLLTLVLNSTDEVLTPEDCESVYHLVYSAHRPVAVAAGEFLFKKLFSQREPEEEGAPKRRGRQSPNANLIKTTVFFFLESELHEHAAYLVDSLWECGAELLKDWECMISLLLDDPLPGEEALTDRQETALIEIMLCTVRQAAECHPPVGRGTGKRVMTAKEKKTQLDDRTRMTELFAVALPPLLAKYAVDAEKVTNLLQLPQFFDLEIYTTGRLEKHLESLLRQIREIVEKHTDTEVLESCSKTYHALCNEEFTIFNRVDIARSQLLDELVDKFNRLLEDFLQEGEDADEDDAYQVLSTLKRITAFHNAHDLSGWDLFTSNFKLLNTGIENGDMPEQIVIHSLQCTHYVILWHLAKLSEGSSRKDDMVTLRKQMRAFCMMCQRYLTNVNTAVKEQAFTILCDLLLIFSHQMVSGGREHLEPLVYSPEDSLQSELLSFILNHVFIDQDDDTNSTDGQQDDEAVKIEALHKRRNLLAAYCKLIIYCVVEMKTGADIFKQYMRYYNDYGDIIKETMSKTRQIDKIQCAKTLILSLQQLFNEMLSELGHGFDRSSSAFCGIKELARRFSLTFGLDQVKTRDAIAMLHKDGIEFAFKEPSPQGEGGPPLNLAFLDILSEFSSKLMRQDKRTVHMYLERFMTFQMALQREDCWLPLISYRNSLQAGGDDDTMSVMSGYSSRGSSIRSKKTKPPAATAGTSAAKRKLPEEESSSSEVWHQSMQTPVMMPSPHLTSTAMRDPKRGRDDSYMGVYPLPHDQQQPHQHPQHHQQTPQHHQTPMDYNSQVTWMLAQRQQEEARQQQERAMNYVKLRTNLQHAISRRGTGLMEDDEEPIVEDVMMSSEGRMDDLNEGMDFDTMDIDLPPSKNRRERSELKPDYFDPASIMDESVLGVSMF; encoded by the exons ATGATAGCAGCACCAGAAATACCATCAGAGTTCGCCTATACTCA GGATACAGACACACGATTCTCCTCAGACACTGACTTCTCTGAGGATCCTGATGGAAGGAGTGCAAATTCAACTAAAGGAAAG GGTGGAAAGAAGGGGAAGAAGGCAGCAGGGGAGAAAGGCAAAGGAGGGAAGGGAGCAGGCCGGATAAATGGCCACCACCAAGAGAATGGCATGGAAAACATGATGCTGTTTGAGGTGGTGAAGCTGGGCAGGAGTGCAATGCAG TCTGTTGTAGATGACTGGATTGAATCTTACAAACATGACAGGGACGTTGCGCTACTAGATCTCATCAATTTCTTCATCCAGTGCTCAGGATGTAAAG GTGTGGTCAGCGGAGAGATGTTTCGCAACATGCAGAACTCTGAGATCATCCGACGAATGACAGAAGAATTTGATGAG GACAGCGGCGACTACCCTCTAACCATAGCCGGGCCCCAGTGGAAGAAGTTCAAATCGAGCTTTTGTGAATTCATTGCTGTGCTTGTGCGCCAGTGTCAATACAGTATCATCTATGATGAGTACATGATGGACACAGTCATCTCCCTTCTCACTGGACTATCAGATTCCCAAGTCCGAGCCTTCAGACACACCTCAACACTGGCGG CCATGAAGCTGATGACAGCCCTGGTGAATGTAGCTCTAAACTTGAGCATCAACATGGACAACACCCAGCGCCAGTACGAAGCAGAGAGGAATAAAATGGTGGCTAAAAGGGCAAATGACAGGCTGGAGCTGCTACTGCAAAAACGCAAAGAG CTCCAAGAAAATCAGGATGAGATCGAAAACATGATGAATGCAATATTCAAAGGAGTGTTCGTTCATCGATATCG TGATTCGATAGCAGAAATCAGGGCAATCTGTATAGAAGAGATTGGAGTGTGGATGAAACTCTATAGTGATGCCTTCCTCAACGACAGCTATCTGAAGTATGTGGGATGGACGATGCATGATAAG CAAGGCGAGGTACGTCTGAAGTGTCTGACAGCTCTGCAGGGTCTCTACTACAACAGAGAACTCAATGCAAGACTGGAGCTCTTCACCAGTCGCTTCAAG GACCGTATTGTCTCCATGACTCTTGACAAAGAATATGACGTTGCAGTACAAGCAATTAAACTCCTCACTCTAGTTTTGAA TAGTACAGACGAGGTTCTGACCCCTGAGGACTGTGAGAGTGTCTACCACTTGGTTTACTCGGCACACAGACCCGTCGCTGTTGCAGCTGGAGAATTTCTCTTTAAGAA ATTGTTCAGCCAGCGGGAACCGGAGGAGGAAGGTGCCCCGAAAAGAAGAGGCAGACAAAGCCCAAATGCCAACCTCATTAAGACCACTGTCTTTTTCTTCCTGGAGAGTGAG CTCCACGAGCATGCAGCTTACCTTGTGGACTCCCTCTGGGAATGTGGTGCAGAGCTACTGAAAGACTGGGAGTGTATGATCAGCTTACTGCTAGATGACCCGTTGCCAGGAGAGGAAG cTCTTACAGACAGACAAGAGACAGCCCTGATTGAAATCATGCTGTGCACTGTGCGCCAGGCTGCTGAATGTCACCCACCTGTTGGAAGAGGAACAGGGAAGAGG GTAATGACTGCTAAAGAGAAGAAGACTCAACTTGATGATAGAACCAGAATGACAGAGCTGTTTGCTGTGGCTTTGCCCCCTCTACTGGCCAAG TACGCTGTGGATGCAGAGAAGGTGACTAACTTGTTGCAGCTGCCTCAGTTCTTTGACCTGGAAATTTATACTACAGGACGTCTGGAGAAG CATCTGGAATCCCTGCTACGTCAGATCAGAGAAATAGTGGAGAAGCACACAGACACTGAGGTGTTGGAGTCCTGCTCCAAGACCTACCATGCCCTCTGCAATGAGGAGTTCACAATCTTTAACAGGGTGGATATAGCCCGCTCCCAGCTGCTGGATGAGCTGGTGGACAAGTTCAACAGGCTATTGGAGGACTTTTTACAAGAG GGTGAAGATGCCGATGAAGATGATGCTTATCAGGTTTTGTCAACTCTAAAGAGAATCACAGCGTTTCACAA TGCACATGACTTGTCAGGGTGGGATCTCTTCACCAGCAACTTCAAACTGCTCAACACAGGCATAGAGAATGGAGACATGCCTGAGCAG ATAGTCATCCACTCGCTGCAGTGTACCCACTATGTGATTCTGTGGCACCTCGCCAAGTTATCTGAGGGCAGCTCCAGAAAG GATGATATGGTGACCCTGAGGAAGCAGATGAGGGCATTCTGTATGATGTGCCAGCGATACCTCACCAATGTCAACACAGCCGTCAAAGAACAG GCATTCACCATCCTGTGTGATCTTCTGCTCATCTTCAGCCACCAGATGGTGTCCGGAGGCAGGGAACACCTGGAGCCCCTGGTTTATTCCCCAGAGGACTCGCTACAGTCTGAACTGCTCTCCTTTATCCTCAACCATGTCTTCATAGACCAGGACGACGACACAAATAGCACAG ATGGGCAGCAAGACGATGAGGCAGTAAAGATTGAAGCTCTGCACAAGAGGAGAAACCTCCTGGCTGCCTATTGCAAACTCATCATCTACTGTGTGGTAGAAATGAAGACAGGAGCTGACATCTTCAAACAGTACATGAGG TATTACAATGATTACGGTGACATCATCAAGGAGACTATGAGTAAGACTCGGCAAATTGACAAGATTCAATGTGCCAAGACACTCATCCTCAGTCTGCAGCAG CTGTTTAATGAAATGCTGTCTGAACTGGGTCATGGGTTTGATCGCTCCTCCTCTGCGTTCTGTGGAATCAAAGAGTTGGCCCGTCGCTTTTCTCTAACCTTCGGTCTCGACCAAGTCAAAACCAGAGATGCCATAGCAATGCTGCACAA GGACGGTATTGAGTTTGCATTTAAAGAGCCTAGTCCCCAGGGAGAAGGAGGCCCTCCGCTCAACTTGGCTTTCTTGGACATCCTCAGCGAGTTCTCTTCCAAGCTCATGAGACAAGACAAGAGGACTGT CCACATGTACCTGGAGCGCTTCATGACGTTCCAGATGGCGTTGCAGCGAGAGGACTGCTGGCTTCCCCTCATCTCCTACAGGAACTCCCTGCAGGCTGGTGGTGATGATGACACCATGTCTGTAATGAGTGGCTACTCTAGCAGAGGCTCTTCCATTCGCTCTAAGAAGACTAAGCCTCCTGCTGCTACAGCTGGAACTTCAGCAGCCAAGAGGAAGCTGCCAGAAG aggagagcagcagcagcgaggTGTGGCACCAGAGCATGCAGACCCCAGTCATGATGCCGTCCCCCCACCTCACCTCCACTGCCATGAGAGACCCTAAGAGGGGTCGGGATGACAGCTACATGGGGGTCTACCCACTCCCTCACGACCAGCAGCAGCCACACCAACACCCACAGCACCATCAACAGACGCCTCAGCACCACCAGACACCCATGGATTACAA TTCCCAGGTGACGTGGATGCTGGCTCAGAGACAGCAAGAAGAGGCACGCCAGCAGCAAGAACGAGCCATGAACTATGTCAAGCTCAGGACCAATCTGCAGCATGCTAT CAGTCGTCGTGGCACTGGGCTCATGGAGGACGACGAAGAGCCGATTGTGGAGGATGTGATGATGTCATCTGAGGGCCGTATGGATGATCTCAATGAAGGCATGGACTTTGACACCATGGACATTGATCTG CCACCCTCTAAAAACCGTCGTGAGAGATCTGAGCTCAAGCCGGACTACTTTGACCCCGCTTCTATCATGGATGAATCG GTCCTCGGGGTGTCCATGTTTTAA